One Hippoglossus hippoglossus isolate fHipHip1 chromosome 13, fHipHip1.pri, whole genome shotgun sequence genomic window carries:
- the LOC117772363 gene encoding protein FAM181B: protein MAVQTAIMNPQFMNFCFPGSVEYDVEKSLDGGLLGEAENDEDYKETTRDLLSFIDSASSNIKLALDKPVKSKRKVNHRKYLQKQIKRCTGIITPGNAAEAPVKRQGSPLAQPSPLQSKTLPKRDGVQANLQSKSLAALFSPVKDIRGEKAKKPPLRHRNLPPSFFTEPANCSKVSSTSGMTLKDLERGNPEAADFFELLGPDYSNMVSEQDLYQNMHLRVQPEMGGLDPASYDAHHLVGGLLYSEPWTSCSGPSKKAGESLRTGPAQPPVYCQSEAATTGPLEDNALCTLAFPNFFTDCSIPQVTYDLSGGYNRANYSSL, encoded by the coding sequence ATGGCTGTTCAGACTGCAATCATGAACCCTCAGTTCATGAATTTCTGCTTCCCGGGTTCTGTGGAGTACGACGTGGAGAAGAGTCTGGACGGGGGTCTCCTGGGTGAGGCAGAAAATGACGAAGACTACAAAGAGACCACCAGGGACCTGCTGAGCTTCATAGACTCGGCCTCCAGCAATATCAAGCTGGCTCTGGACAAGCCAGTGAAATCCAAAAGGAAAGTCAACCACCGGAAGTATCTGCAGAAGCAGATCAAGAGGTGCACCGGCATCATAACACCAGGAAACGCTGCTGAAGCCCCAGTGAAACGACAGGGGTCCCCTCTGGCTCAGCCGAGCCCTTTGCAGAGCAAAACTCTGCCTAAACGCGATGGAGTCCAGGCCAACTTACAGAGCAAGAGCTTGGCCGCGCTCTTTAGCCCTGTGAAGGATATAAGGGGTGAAAAGGCCAAGAAGCCGCCCCTGAGGCACCGCAACCTGCCCCCCTCTTTCTTCACCGAGCCGGCCAACTGCTCCAAAGTCAGCTCCACGTCTGGGATGACGCTGAAGGACTTGGAGCGAGGAAACCCGGAGGCCGCGGATTTCTTCGAGCTCTTGGGGCCCGATTACAGCAACATGGTCAGTGAACAGGACCTTTATCAGAACATGCATCTGCGGGTGCAGCCGGAGATGGGAGGCCTGGATCCTGCCTCGTACGACGCTCACCATTTGGTTGGTGGCCTCCTCTACTCGGAGCCCTGGACTAGCTGCTCTGGACCCTCTAAGAAAGCCGGGGAGAGCCTGCGGACAGGCCCGGCCCAGCCCCCCGTCTACTGTCAGTCCGAGGCTGCCACCACGGGGCCCCTGGAGGACAACGCACTGTGCACTTTGGCCTTCCCCAACTTCTTCACAGACTGCTCCATACCTCAGGTCACTTACGATTTAAGTGGTGGTTATAACAGAGCTAATTATTCGTCTCTATGA